The Leptospira sp. WS39.C2 genome window below encodes:
- a CDS encoding TrmH family RNA methyltransferase, which translates to MQIIQSPLDSRLTDYHLLKSKESDSEYFIADHERTAVRLLNSDIEVKSVFCTEKYWEKHKSIIESKLKDQNHCYVADKSVFEETIGFHVHQGFMAIGKQRWSKNLNFEHPILVINSIMDSENIGSILRTAAAFGIRTIIIDSKSASPYLRRSVRVSMGAIFHLNLVNTTDLVGQIKKLKGSGSSIISLSLPKETNSLSGKLKTIREIENPKNIVLIIGNEANGIEEEILHLSDILCYIPMKNQIDSLNVSHALAVALSHLIN; encoded by the coding sequence ATGCAAATAATCCAATCCCCTCTCGACAGTAGACTAACAGATTACCATCTGCTAAAGTCCAAAGAATCAGACTCGGAATATTTCATTGCTGACCATGAAAGAACGGCAGTTAGGTTACTTAATTCAGACATTGAGGTTAAATCTGTTTTTTGTACGGAAAAATATTGGGAAAAACACAAGTCCATTATCGAATCAAAGTTAAAAGATCAAAATCATTGTTATGTGGCAGATAAATCAGTATTTGAAGAAACCATTGGTTTTCATGTTCACCAAGGATTTATGGCTATTGGAAAACAAAGATGGTCTAAAAATCTTAACTTTGAACATCCAATTTTAGTTATCAATTCGATAATGGACAGTGAAAATATTGGATCTATTCTACGTACTGCTGCTGCCTTTGGAATACGCACCATAATCATTGATTCCAAATCTGCTTCCCCCTATCTGAGAAGATCAGTCCGGGTTTCTATGGGTGCAATATTTCATTTAAATTTGGTGAACACAACAGACTTAGTTGGCCAAATCAAAAAATTGAAAGGATCTGGATCAAGTATCATTTCGCTCTCTCTTCCAAAAGAAACAAATTCACTTTCTGGGAAACTGAAAACAATCCGCGAAATAGAAAATCCAAAGAATATTGTATTAATTATTGGAAATGAAGCAAATGGAATCGAAGAGGAAATACTTCATTTATCAGATATTCTATGTTACATACCCATGAAAAACCAAATTGATTCACTGAATGTTTCTCACGCTTTAGCAGTGGCACTTTCTCATTTGATAAATTAA
- a CDS encoding dihydrofolate reductase family protein, with protein sequence MISFKSYIATSIDGFIAKKDGSIDWLHPKQYNIENEDFGYSSFMKSIDCIVMGRITYEKVLSFDPYPYLEIPIIVISKNKNYQLNTKHDVRLFNQPLGELKDYLIKNNFKNIYVDGGKLIQSFLTMSMLNELTITQIPIILGTGIPLFGELNHAIELKHRKTESFSNGFVQSEYELLK encoded by the coding sequence ATGATATCATTTAAATCTTATATTGCAACAAGTATTGACGGTTTTATTGCTAAAAAAGACGGTTCCATAGATTGGCTTCATCCAAAGCAGTACAATATAGAAAATGAAGATTTTGGTTATTCGTCATTCATGAAATCTATTGATTGTATTGTAATGGGAAGAATTACATACGAAAAGGTTTTGAGTTTTGATCCCTACCCTTATTTAGAAATTCCAATAATCGTTATCTCCAAAAATAAAAATTATCAATTAAACACGAAACATGATGTTAGATTATTCAATCAACCTCTTGGAGAATTGAAAGATTATTTAATAAAGAATAATTTCAAAAATATTTATGTAGATGGTGGAAAATTAATTCAATCCTTTCTCACCATGTCTATGTTAAATGAACTTACCATTACACAAATTCCAATCATCTTAGGAACTGGGATTCCACTATTTGGTGAATTGAACCATGCCATTGAATTGAAACATCGCAAAACAGAAAGTTTTTCTAATGGATTTGTACAGTCTGAATATGAATTGCTAAAATAA
- a CDS encoding TetR/AcrR family transcriptional regulator, producing MKEKIIKRSLDFVKKEGLNSFSMRKLASQLAIDPMTIYYYFKNKEDLVSEMVEVVFGKFVNSLNSKIRIGNEDRQLRLFLSEYRNFFIQYMELSLYLIHSSKKTYPSVELLNQLLLNLIVSLNPKINPIIVRDILIDFIHGNALSSKFQFEKKSKAESLRLHQTKFQKSIRILIKHLFR from the coding sequence ATGAAAGAAAAAATTATAAAAAGATCCTTGGATTTTGTGAAAAAAGAAGGTTTAAATTCCTTTAGTATGCGAAAACTTGCGAGTCAATTGGCGATTGACCCAATGACAATATACTATTATTTCAAAAATAAAGAAGATTTGGTTTCCGAAATGGTTGAAGTCGTATTTGGAAAATTTGTAAATTCGCTTAATTCGAAAATACGAATTGGAAATGAAGATCGTCAGCTTCGTTTATTTTTAAGTGAATATCGAAATTTTTTTATTCAATATATGGAACTGTCTCTTTACTTAATCCATAGCTCAAAGAAAACTTACCCTTCAGTGGAACTTCTGAACCAATTACTTTTGAATTTGATTGTTTCGTTAAATCCGAAGATCAATCCGATAATTGTTAGAGACATTTTGATAGATTTTATTCATGGCAATGCTCTATCTTCTAAATTTCAATTTGAGAAAAAATCGAAAGCAGAGTCTTTGCGATTACACCAAACAAAGTTTCAAAAATCTATTCGTATTTTGATAAAACATTTGTTTCGTTAG
- a CDS encoding ATP-binding protein, with protein MSGGLWFASGKYFKRLKFVKAWSLVSLLQAFGWITMGALRGQIPDWISISVGNSLIFISLVFYHSIILNLFGEKPQWKVGLIAAFILCLLLIFHHFSSFPQQYRISIISFATGIQLLVTSKIIFDANKKAKLTSNFNFYFYLLSGLFLLGRFIIYTFTEVSVSQIAFGKGPIQDITYLFLYVTSVLMTFGFLLMCIDIFIKGQIENEEKYRLLAENSTDVIWVWNFRLSKFTYISPSVTSITGYTVKEAISKHLSSTYSEKSYSELMNLLASRLEEFKINKLKIPYTYELEQFCKDGTTIWIEANTVFQFNYNDEIEILGVSRDIDSRKKSDLEKNRYFQELQLLNYTKDKFFSIIAHDLKGPIGGMNTFIGMILEDLENRPIKRTKNDLNILYQSSGEVYALLENLLTWARSQTEEISFMPETISVYGMVETVISYVTFMIQNKEIQIQNSVDREVTAFADEKMLETILRNLISNAIKYSHIGGKVIIKSESNVNLVTISVEDFGTGISEEIRNNLFRIDSKQKSMPGTLGERGTALGLILCKEFIEKNGGNINVKSEVGVGSKFYFTLPKQN; from the coding sequence ATGTCAGGTGGGCTTTGGTTTGCCTCTGGTAAATATTTCAAACGGCTGAAATTTGTGAAAGCTTGGTCCCTTGTGTCATTATTACAAGCGTTTGGCTGGATTACCATGGGGGCTCTACGTGGACAAATTCCAGATTGGATTTCTATCAGTGTCGGGAATTCATTAATATTTATTTCACTCGTATTTTATCATAGTATCATCTTAAATTTATTCGGTGAAAAACCACAATGGAAAGTCGGTTTAATTGCTGCTTTTATATTGTGTTTGTTGCTAATATTTCACCATTTTTCTTCTTTTCCGCAACAATATAGAATTTCAATTATTTCATTTGCCACAGGTATACAACTCTTAGTTACATCAAAGATTATTTTTGATGCAAATAAAAAAGCCAAACTTACCAGTAATTTCAATTTTTATTTTTATTTGTTAAGTGGATTATTTTTGTTAGGTCGTTTTATAATTTACACATTCACGGAAGTATCTGTTTCTCAAATTGCTTTTGGGAAAGGTCCTATTCAAGATATTACTTATTTATTTTTATACGTTACATCCGTATTAATGACATTTGGTTTTTTACTAATGTGTATTGACATCTTTATAAAAGGCCAAATTGAAAATGAAGAGAAGTATCGATTATTAGCTGAAAACTCAACGGATGTAATATGGGTCTGGAATTTTAGATTGAGTAAATTTACATATATAAGTCCATCTGTAACATCTATTACAGGTTATACTGTAAAAGAAGCAATTTCAAAACATCTTTCATCTACATACTCTGAAAAATCATATTCTGAATTGATGAATTTGCTAGCTTCTCGATTGGAAGAATTTAAAATTAATAAACTAAAAATACCTTATACGTATGAGTTAGAACAATTTTGTAAAGATGGTACTACAATTTGGATAGAAGCTAATACTGTGTTTCAATTCAATTATAATGATGAAATTGAAATTTTGGGAGTCTCTCGTGATATAGACTCGAGAAAGAAGTCCGATCTTGAAAAAAACCGTTATTTTCAAGAATTGCAATTATTGAATTATACAAAAGATAAATTTTTTTCTATCATTGCTCATGACCTAAAAGGCCCGATAGGTGGGATGAATACATTTATTGGAATGATTTTAGAAGATTTGGAGAATCGTCCAATCAAAAGGACAAAAAATGATTTGAATATATTATACCAATCATCAGGTGAAGTTTATGCTTTATTAGAAAATTTATTAACTTGGGCAAGGTCACAAACTGAAGAAATATCTTTTATGCCTGAAACAATTTCAGTATATGGGATGGTTGAGACTGTCATTTCTTATGTTACCTTTATGATTCAGAACAAAGAAATACAAATTCAAAACTCAGTTGATAGAGAGGTAACTGCCTTTGCAGATGAAAAAATGTTAGAAACGATTCTGCGAAATTTAATCTCAAATGCAATCAAATATTCTCATATAGGTGGGAAAGTTATCATTAAATCAGAAAGTAATGTAAATCTGGTTACTATATCCGTTGAAGATTTTGGAACAGGAATTTCAGAAGAGATTCGAAATAATTTGTTTCGAATTGACTCTAAACAAAAGAGTATGCCAGGTACCTTGGGAGAGAGAGGAACTGCTTTAGGTTTAATCCTTTGTAAGGAATTTATTGAAAAAAATGGGGGTAATATTAATGTAAAAAGTGAAGTAGGGGTAGGTTCAAAATTTTACTTCACTCTCCCCAAACAAAATTGA
- a CDS encoding efflux RND transporter periplasmic adaptor subunit gives MIKLNLEELFHSKNFKIATGIVLFIILSFFLLRKNPKQVEITKVTKGTYQQILSVQGKTKVKELYTVYSPVNGVMRRIELRAGDKVHKGMTLLTVDWDIVKNVKAIINGQVLKIYRESAGPVSMGERVLDYGDLTQLEIAAFILTEDMPELTVNDVVKISGFGEQTLSGKISNIEPAAITKVSSLGVEEQRVPISIEFNPPSGMGDGYELECKIILFEKPNSIIVPSSALFRQDDKWAVYILEKKRATLRFVELEYQSEGTSLIKEGLNEGESLILYPGDSITNGTKVVPE, from the coding sequence ATGATAAAATTGAATTTAGAAGAATTATTTCATTCGAAAAATTTTAAAATTGCGACAGGCATTGTTCTTTTTATAATTTTATCCTTCTTTCTATTAAGGAAAAATCCAAAACAAGTTGAAATAACTAAAGTAACAAAAGGCACATACCAACAAATTCTTTCCGTTCAAGGCAAAACTAAAGTTAAAGAATTATATACAGTTTATTCTCCTGTCAATGGTGTTATGCGTAGAATTGAATTACGCGCAGGTGACAAAGTCCACAAAGGTATGACTTTATTAACCGTTGACTGGGATATTGTAAAAAACGTGAAAGCTATTATAAATGGGCAAGTATTAAAAATTTATCGTGAAAGTGCAGGCCCAGTGTCGATGGGCGAAAGGGTTTTAGATTATGGAGATTTGACTCAACTTGAAATTGCTGCATTTATATTAACTGAGGATATGCCTGAGTTAACTGTAAATGATGTTGTCAAAATAAGCGGGTTTGGTGAACAAACTTTATCCGGTAAAATCTCAAATATTGAACCTGCTGCAATTACAAAAGTATCTTCACTAGGTGTCGAAGAACAAAGAGTACCTATATCCATTGAATTTAATCCTCCAAGTGGGATGGGAGATGGTTATGAATTAGAATGTAAAATCATACTCTTTGAAAAACCAAATTCAATAATTGTACCTAGCTCAGCACTTTTTAGACAAGATGATAAATGGGCTGTTTATATTTTGGAAAAGAAAAGAGCGACCTTACGATTTGTCGAATTAGAATATCAGAGTGAAGGAACTAGTCTGATCAAAGAAGGATTAAATGAAGGTGAATCTTTAATTTTGTATCCAGGAGACTCGATCACCAATGGAACTAAAGTTGTCCCTGAATGA
- a CDS encoding ABC transporter permease, with product MIGSTLNIKLLRDLKTISMQGITVGLVIAAGLSYFSASWSSYFSLLEARNEFYNKQSLCDGFVYLNRAPNYLEKKISALQGITHFESRISKEIVLDFPGEVYPSAAQLLSLSENLNTIYLKKGSLPKQNQDVIISESFAIANSLEPGAELSSIIGGKKVVLTVTGIGLSPEFVYVFRPGNPLPDDKHYGILWMKREAIETNFDFQASFNQVIFRLTKNELDRKKTLQELDAILEDYGGLGAKERKFLPSDSFLNDEFRQLRTTAVFLPGIFLAIAAFLLHIISNRMVSKEREQIATLRALGYTSKQIIFHYLKLITFITSISSILGILIGFVLGNAMTNLYGQFYKFPHLKSIFPPSLVLFSLIFGIFIGGIGTIFSLLSIIKLDPAQAMRPAPPGKYSIAFWESWITHLQTIQRMVLRNLFKRPIRTLLTILGLSTSIMIMIIGNFIQDTVGSLLDLQFNTIQRESLTLSFRNPISDSVLFELKEKTGVFIVEGQRSIPIKITKNNKTKDVVLTGLPQYSELRKILGKNLKPIQIPISGILMNQELAIKMKIQIGETIQIETQDGEKKKFSIQVTAFANEILGQGLFINREYLNRILDEGNLINVSLLKTDPKAESKLINELKDDPMVIGLFSKTAILQGFQEVMQRSLQSTSIIILVFTVIISIGVIYNTAMITLSERIYELGSLRILGFSLKEVFGIIAWELSWKIIFAIPIGCIFGYQIAYLILNSNETEGFKIPATIYPSTYYYSILLALFTAGISFMIVFQKLKKMDLLSVLKVRE from the coding sequence GTGATTGGATCAACTCTTAATATAAAACTTTTACGAGATCTAAAGACAATCTCAATGCAAGGTATAACTGTTGGTCTTGTGATAGCAGCAGGCCTTAGTTATTTTTCAGCATCTTGGTCTTCTTATTTTTCTTTATTAGAAGCAAGAAATGAATTTTATAACAAACAAAGTTTATGTGATGGTTTTGTATATTTAAACCGTGCACCCAATTATTTAGAAAAAAAAATATCAGCATTACAAGGCATTACACATTTCGAATCAAGAATTTCAAAAGAAATTGTTTTAGATTTCCCAGGCGAAGTTTACCCTTCTGCTGCCCAACTACTTTCATTGTCTGAGAATCTTAATACAATTTATCTAAAAAAAGGATCCTTACCGAAACAAAATCAAGACGTTATCATTAGTGAAAGTTTTGCCATAGCGAATTCCTTGGAACCTGGAGCAGAATTGTCTTCTATCATAGGTGGTAAAAAAGTAGTTTTAACAGTTACTGGAATTGGATTATCACCTGAATTTGTTTATGTATTTAGGCCAGGAAATCCTCTTCCAGACGACAAACATTATGGAATTCTCTGGATGAAACGAGAAGCAATTGAAACAAATTTCGATTTTCAAGCATCCTTCAATCAAGTCATTTTCCGACTTACAAAAAATGAACTTGATCGTAAAAAAACATTACAAGAATTAGATGCAATTTTAGAGGATTATGGAGGACTTGGCGCAAAGGAAAGAAAGTTTTTGCCTTCCGATTCCTTTTTAAACGATGAATTTAGACAATTAAGAACTACAGCCGTATTTTTACCTGGAATTTTCTTAGCAATTGCCGCATTTTTACTACATATAATTTCGAATCGAATGGTATCTAAGGAAAGGGAGCAAATTGCAACATTACGCGCGCTTGGTTATACTTCAAAACAAATAATCTTCCATTATTTAAAGCTCATCACATTCATTACTAGTATCAGCAGTATTCTTGGAATTTTAATTGGTTTTGTATTAGGAAATGCAATGACCAATCTTTATGGTCAATTTTATAAATTCCCTCATCTAAAATCAATTTTTCCACCTTCACTAGTGTTGTTTAGTTTGATTTTTGGAATTTTCATTGGAGGGATTGGAACTATATTTTCATTACTCAGTATTATAAAATTAGATCCGGCTCAAGCAATGCGCCCTGCTCCACCAGGAAAATATTCCATTGCCTTTTGGGAATCTTGGATCACTCATTTGCAAACGATCCAAAGGATGGTTCTACGTAATTTGTTCAAAAGACCTATTCGCACTTTATTAACTATTTTAGGCTTATCTACTTCAATTATGATCATGATCATTGGTAATTTCATTCAAGATACTGTTGGTTCATTATTGGATTTGCAGTTTAATACCATTCAAAGAGAATCTTTAACGTTATCTTTTCGTAATCCAATCTCTGATTCAGTTCTATTTGAACTCAAAGAAAAAACTGGAGTTTTTATCGTAGAAGGCCAAAGATCGATTCCAATTAAAATTACAAAAAATAATAAAACTAAAGATGTTGTTCTTACAGGGCTTCCACAATATTCAGAACTACGAAAAATATTAGGTAAAAATTTGAAACCCATCCAAATCCCTATTTCAGGAATTCTGATGAACCAAGAACTTGCAATAAAAATGAAAATTCAAATTGGAGAGACAATTCAAATCGAAACCCAAGATGGTGAAAAAAAGAAATTTTCTATCCAAGTAACTGCTTTCGCAAATGAAATATTAGGACAAGGTTTATTCATCAATAGAGAATATTTAAATCGAATCCTGGATGAAGGTAACCTTATAAATGTTTCACTTTTGAAAACAGATCCAAAAGCCGAATCTAAATTGATAAACGAACTTAAAGATGATCCTATGGTTATCGGGCTTTTTTCTAAAACAGCTATCTTGCAGGGTTTTCAAGAAGTAATGCAAAGATCATTACAATCTACTTCTATAATCATATTAGTCTTCACAGTGATTATCTCAATAGGTGTAATTTACAATACTGCAATGATCACACTTTCAGAAAGAATTTATGAACTCGGAAGTTTAAGAATTCTCGGTTTTTCACTGAAGGAAGTGTTTGGAATCATTGCTTGGGAATTATCATGGAAAATCATTTTTGCAATTCCTATTGGTTGTATTTTTGGTTACCAAATTGCATATTTGATTTTAAATAGCAATGAAACGGAAGGTTTCAAAATACCAGCAACAATTTATCCTTCTACATATTATTATTCTATATTATTGGCTTTGTTTACTGCTGGTATTAGTTTTATGATTGTATTTCAAAAACTAAAAAAAATGGATTTATTAAGTGTATTAAAGGTAAGGGAATAA
- a CDS encoding ABC transporter ATP-binding protein — protein sequence MKQTIPLLQTKNIGKTYLVGEVPLVALHSVNLDFYEGELTVMLGASGSGKSTLLNILGGLDTASTGEVFFHGKTLALETDDGLTQYRRNHVGFVFQFYNLIPSLTAEENVRLVTDLSNKSMTPLEALTLVQLHERKNHFPAQLSGGEQQRVAIARAIAKRPELLLCDEPTGALDFKTGRIVLEAITGINKELGTTTIVITHNESIAQIADRIILVKDGTIVSDTKNKNKKSVSEVSW from the coding sequence ATGAAACAAACCATTCCCCTATTACAGACTAAAAACATTGGAAAAACTTATTTAGTAGGCGAAGTTCCTTTGGTTGCCCTTCATTCTGTCAATTTAGATTTTTATGAAGGTGAATTGACAGTAATGTTAGGAGCTTCAGGCTCCGGAAAATCCACTTTACTCAATATTTTAGGAGGACTAGACACTGCGTCCACTGGAGAAGTTTTTTTTCATGGCAAAACTTTAGCTCTAGAAACAGATGATGGACTTACACAATATCGAAGAAATCATGTTGGGTTTGTCTTTCAATTTTATAATCTAATCCCAAGTTTAACAGCTGAAGAGAATGTAAGATTAGTAACAGATCTTTCTAATAAATCAATGACACCACTGGAAGCCTTAACTCTCGTTCAGTTGCACGAACGAAAAAACCATTTCCCCGCACAACTTTCTGGTGGAGAACAACAACGAGTCGCGATAGCAAGAGCAATCGCGAAAAGACCTGAACTATTGTTGTGTGATGAGCCAACGGGTGCTTTGGATTTCAAAACAGGAAGAATCGTTTTGGAAGCAATCACTGGAATCAATAAAGAGTTAGGAACCACTACTATTGTTATTACCCATAATGAATCAATTGCTCAAATTGCTGATCGTATCATCCTTGTCAAGGATGGAACCATTGTATCTGATACAAAAAATAAAAACAAAAAATCAGTATCAGAGGTTAGTTGGTGA
- a CDS encoding DUF167 domain-containing protein, with amino-acid sequence MKISVKVKPNQKIQKVEFITGNEYVVRLKSLPIDGKANQELISLLSKHFDVTKKDIEIISGHFSSNKLIEIQILN; translated from the coding sequence ATGAAAATTAGTGTCAAAGTGAAACCAAATCAAAAGATCCAGAAAGTAGAATTCATAACTGGCAACGAATATGTCGTGAGATTAAAATCATTACCTATTGATGGCAAAGCAAACCAAGAATTGATCTCCCTATTATCAAAACATTTTGATGTGACAAAAAAGGATATTGAAATCATATCTGGCCATTTTTCGAGTAATAAATTGATTGAAATTCAAATTTTGAATTGA
- a CDS encoding M43 family zinc metalloprotease, giving the protein MRKNQIPIFITILIFSTFCVKKKAVSGVPDNILSLLIATSINNLNSGPCVTIEPRQLTSIGNWMPNGNVYGYSEIVPISLNIKRPMLQVFSEYTDFSFGGIFPIWYLDRNQLNSGFLNKDVATYIGYNTHTSMLPYAKDTSYATDPAVSIMNTGEISQPLGFDFNFENSPYLNTTLISSCRGLENDEVNFQTSDAISSQSGLNHFWSSEKTLNVNIIVVNRSIDPLYPIENEQALNVALNKWKENFAQPSVRINLNITVSSHEMPEYDMIFDLSTENAFPGSLGGLFQTTSYIGKPNALNVFLVKGELQYGGVLGVSGGIPGPATLLGTRQSGIVIFVDSHRLYTNSNEELAFEEQQLLGETLSHEAGHFLGLWHVTEATGDNGMISDKDPLRDTPTCHISNDLNLNGYLELFECLGGGGTNSGGTNMMFWSGSVGFTQGDITAEQGWILRLNPLVY; this is encoded by the coding sequence ATGCGAAAGAACCAAATTCCAATTTTTATAACTATTCTCATTTTCTCAACATTTTGTGTCAAAAAGAAAGCTGTCTCGGGTGTACCAGACAATATACTATCTCTCTTGATTGCGACATCGATTAACAATTTAAATTCTGGCCCATGTGTGACTATTGAACCCAGACAATTGACCAGTATAGGAAATTGGATGCCTAATGGAAATGTTTATGGATATTCCGAAATAGTGCCTATTTCATTGAATATTAAGAGACCTATGCTTCAAGTTTTTTCGGAGTATACTGACTTTTCTTTTGGCGGAATTTTTCCTATTTGGTATTTGGACCGAAACCAACTTAACTCAGGTTTTTTGAATAAGGATGTCGCAACTTATATTGGCTACAATACACATACGTCTATGTTACCTTATGCTAAAGACACCTCTTACGCCACTGATCCAGCAGTTTCGATAATGAATACAGGTGAGATTTCTCAGCCTTTAGGATTTGACTTCAATTTTGAAAATTCACCATATCTGAATACAACGTTAATTAGTTCCTGTCGAGGATTGGAAAACGATGAGGTAAATTTCCAAACTTCTGATGCGATTAGTTCGCAAAGTGGATTAAACCATTTTTGGTCATCGGAAAAAACTCTTAATGTGAATATTATAGTCGTCAATAGAAGTATCGATCCTTTATATCCAATTGAAAATGAACAAGCGTTAAATGTTGCATTGAATAAATGGAAAGAGAATTTTGCTCAACCTTCAGTTAGAATCAATTTGAATATTACCGTTTCGTCGCACGAAATGCCTGAATATGATATGATTTTTGATTTAAGCACCGAAAATGCTTTCCCAGGAAGTTTAGGTGGTTTGTTCCAAACTACGAGTTACATTGGCAAACCGAATGCATTGAATGTATTTTTAGTAAAAGGCGAACTCCAATATGGTGGTGTTTTAGGAGTTTCGGGTGGTATTCCAGGACCTGCAACTTTATTAGGTACAAGGCAATCAGGAATTGTGATTTTTGTTGATTCTCATCGTTTGTATACAAATTCCAATGAAGAATTAGCATTTGAAGAACAGCAATTGTTAGGTGAAACATTATCCCATGAGGCAGGTCATTTTCTTGGGCTATGGCATGTGACTGAAGCAACAGGTGACAATGGAATGATATCTGATAAAGATCCATTGAGGGATACTCCAACTTGTCATATTTCAAATGATTTAAATTTAAATGGTTATCTTGAATTGTTTGAATGTTTAGGGGGAGGAGGCACCAATTCTGGAGGAACAAATATGATGTTTTGGTCAGGTTCGGTTGGTTTTACTCAAGGCGATATCACGGCAGAGCAGGGTTGGATTCTAAGACTAAATCCATTGGTATACTAA
- a CDS encoding HEAT repeat domain-containing protein — protein MKKIFYRSILFIFCFLTFSALCGNDLNSVNYQKIKEVLSNPHHQEESEVYQQRISKITDQPLPYIIALIQSKKNYTFIRARAIKMLDLYQSQESQTTLEKTIDDQKENTHIRKLAIRTYSSSLKIDGKQKHQFLKKFETHKDFGPLISHKNIDPVQKNNSKAIEFKMENERVYYPKSP, from the coding sequence ATGAAAAAAATATTTTATCGATCGATCCTTTTTATCTTTTGTTTTTTAACATTTAGTGCACTTTGTGGAAATGATTTAAATTCAGTTAATTACCAAAAAATAAAAGAAGTTCTATCAAACCCTCATCACCAAGAGGAATCTGAAGTTTACCAACAAAGGATTTCGAAAATCACAGACCAACCATTGCCGTATATCATTGCTCTAATTCAGAGTAAAAAAAATTATACATTCATTCGCGCAAGGGCGATAAAAATGTTAGATTTGTATCAAAGCCAAGAAAGTCAAACTACGCTTGAAAAAACTATCGATGATCAAAAAGAAAATACGCATATTCGAAAACTTGCCATTCGGACTTACTCATCTTCTTTGAAAATTGATGGAAAACAAAAGCATCAATTTCTAAAGAAATTTGAAACTCATAAAGATTTTGGACCACTCATCAGTCATAAAAATATCGATCCAGTGCAAAAGAACAATTCAAAAGCCATAGAATTTAAAATGGAAAATGAAAGGGTTTACTATCCAAAATCACCTTAA